In a genomic window of Vibrio gigantis:
- a CDS encoding F0F1 ATP synthase subunit delta, giving the protein MSDYTNIAHPYAKASFEFALGENQLQEWHSMLSILVAVAEEETIASQISSAEGAPTQQTEELANLIIHICQGLVDDHVINLIRVLAENGRLSVVRDLFELFCELKDEHERVVPVTVTSSEILTQDQVTSLTAALEKKLERQVEMKQVIDDTLVGGMVIKAGETVIDGSLNTSIDRLAHQLHAR; this is encoded by the coding sequence ACACCAATATTGCTCATCCCTACGCCAAAGCATCGTTTGAATTCGCTTTAGGTGAGAACCAGTTACAAGAGTGGCACTCAATGCTGTCCATTCTTGTGGCTGTCGCGGAAGAAGAAACAATCGCTAGTCAGATTTCGTCTGCAGAAGGTGCTCCTACACAACAAACCGAAGAGTTGGCAAACCTCATCATTCATATTTGCCAAGGCCTCGTTGATGACCACGTCATTAATCTCATTCGAGTCTTGGCCGAGAACGGCCGCCTTTCTGTTGTAAGAGACCTGTTTGAATTGTTCTGCGAGCTCAAGGACGAACATGAACGTGTAGTGCCTGTCACTGTCACCAGTTCAGAAATACTGACACAAGATCAAGTTACGTCATTAACAGCTGCACTTGAGAAGAAATTAGAGCGTCAGGTTGAAATGAAGCAGGTTATTGATGACACGCTAGTGGGTGGAATGGTCATCAAGGCGGGTGAAACCGTGATCGATGGTTCGTTAAACACATCAATTGACCGATTGGCTCATCAACTTCACGCGAGATAG
- the atpA gene encoding F0F1 ATP synthase subunit alpha: MQLNSNEISDLIKERISKFNVSTEARNEGTIVSVRDGIITINGLADVMQGEMIELPGGKYALALNLDTHSVGAVVMGPYIDLSEGMKVKGTGRILEVPVGNGLLGRVVNTLGEPIDGKGPISCDRLDPVEVIAPGVIERKSVDQPIQTGYKAVDTMVPIGRGQRELIIGDRQTGKTALAIDAIINQKDSGIKCVYVAIGQKASTIANVVRKLEEHDALKNTIVVVASASESAALQYLAPYAGCTMGEYFRDRGEDALIIYDDLSKQAVAYRQISLLLKRPPGREAFPGDVFYLHSRLLERAARVNAEYVEKFTNGEVKGQTGSLTALPIIETQAGDVSAFVPTNVISITDGQVFLQTQLFNSGLRPAVDPGISVSRVGGAAQCKIIKKLSGGIRTSLAQYRELAAFAQFSSDLDEMTRKQLDHGERVTELMKQKQYSPMSVAEQATVIYAAEKGYLAGVELNNIARFEEELIAYAKGQNPALFDKINATGDYNDNIESALKEILDGFVGMKAW; this comes from the coding sequence ATGCAATTAAACTCAAATGAAATCAGCGATCTAATCAAAGAACGCATCTCGAAATTTAATGTGAGCACCGAAGCTCGCAACGAAGGCACTATCGTATCGGTTCGTGATGGCATCATCACAATCAATGGCCTTGCTGATGTCATGCAAGGCGAGATGATCGAGCTACCAGGTGGCAAGTACGCACTTGCACTTAACCTAGACACCCACTCTGTTGGCGCGGTGGTAATGGGTCCTTACATTGACCTTTCTGAAGGCATGAAAGTGAAAGGCACGGGGCGCATCTTAGAAGTACCTGTCGGTAACGGACTTCTGGGACGTGTAGTGAACACCTTAGGTGAACCGATTGATGGTAAAGGCCCAATAAGTTGTGACCGTCTTGACCCAGTAGAAGTCATTGCACCAGGGGTAATTGAACGTAAGTCTGTAGACCAGCCAATTCAGACTGGCTATAAAGCTGTAGATACCATGGTACCTATTGGTCGTGGTCAACGTGAGCTGATCATCGGTGACCGTCAGACAGGTAAAACCGCTTTGGCAATCGATGCGATCATCAACCAAAAAGATTCTGGCATCAAATGCGTGTATGTGGCAATTGGTCAGAAAGCATCAACCATCGCTAACGTTGTTCGCAAGCTCGAAGAGCACGATGCACTTAAAAACACCATCGTGGTTGTTGCATCTGCATCAGAATCAGCAGCGCTGCAATACCTAGCACCCTACGCGGGTTGCACCATGGGTGAATACTTCCGTGACCGCGGTGAAGATGCACTGATCATTTATGATGATCTATCCAAACAAGCGGTAGCGTACCGTCAAATCTCATTGCTACTTAAACGCCCACCGGGTCGTGAAGCCTTCCCTGGCGACGTATTCTACCTTCACTCACGCCTACTAGAACGTGCAGCAAGAGTGAATGCAGAGTATGTAGAAAAGTTCACTAACGGTGAAGTTAAAGGCCAAACTGGCTCATTAACCGCGCTTCCTATCATTGAAACTCAAGCGGGTGACGTGTCTGCGTTCGTACCAACCAACGTAATCTCAATCACTGACGGTCAGGTTTTCCTACAAACCCAATTGTTTAACTCAGGTCTACGTCCTGCAGTCGATCCGGGGATCTCAGTATCTCGTGTGGGTGGTGCGGCACAGTGCAAGATCATCAAGAAATTGTCTGGTGGTATCCGTACTTCATTAGCTCAATACCGCGAGCTAGCGGCATTCGCTCAGTTCTCTTCTGATTTAGATGAGATGACCCGAAAACAACTCGACCATGGTGAGCGTGTAACCGAATTAATGAAACAAAAGCAATACTCTCCTATGTCGGTCGCTGAGCAAGCAACGGTTATTTACGCAGCAGAGAAAGGCTATCTCGCGGGTGTTGAACTAAACAACATAGCCCGTTTTGAAGAAGAGCTGATCGCTTACGCCAAAGGTCAAAACCCAGCATTATTCGACAAAATTAACGCGACTGGCGATTACAACGACAACATCGAGAGTGCTCTTAAAGAGATTCTAGATGGTTTTGTTGGCATGAAAGCTTGGTAA